The sequence GAAAATGGCCAATTAGTTCCAATAGAAGTCTTGCCTTTCGCTGTCCCCCTCGTAATTCGCAGAATAAGCATGCTTGGAGGAAAATCCAAAGTGAGGGAAGGCTCCGGGAAAGTTGGGCCCATCGTTACGGACAACGGCAACTTTTTAATAGACGTGGACTTTGGTTTGATAGAAAACCCAGCTGAACTCGAAGAGAAACTGAAGGCAATCCCTGGGATTGTTGAGACAGGACTTTTTGTGGAAATGACTGACACGGTTTATTTAGGAAGACCTGACGCAGTTGAAGAGTTAAAAATAACGGCTGAAGCTAGACACCTTTAGCTTCCTCTTTAAAAACGCCTTCACCCTTTCAATAAACCTCATCATTATTTTTCCAGACACTCCAACCACCTCCTAGCAATTTATATTATATATCAAAATTTAAATGTTTTTAAAATTGATATAATAACAATGATGACTTAGTAGTACTATTCCATTGTTTTAATGAATTTTAAGTGAAATGAATTTAAAGTTGGTAATGTTAGATATAACATGGGAAGCATCTCTATTGAATTCTAAAGAATGTTTCTTGTTGCGAGGCGGTTTCAATGGCTAAAGTCGAGACTATTAACTTTGCAAAAAAGGCATTACTGAATGAACTTGAAACTTCAGCTGTTTACAGCAGGCTTGCCAAGAGCTATCGTGCTGAATCCTTGTCGGAAAGATTAGGCGTTTTGTCCGAAACTGAGGCGGAACATGCGAGATTCTGGTCGAGATTTCTGGAGAAACGCGGTGTTGAAACGAAAGTTTTCAGAGCCAGCTCCCTCAAAGTTGTTGTTTACACTTTTGTTTTTAGACTATTAGGCGTGGGTTTAGGTTTGAAGTTCCTTGAAAGAGGTGAGCGTGCAGCCATCAACAATTATTGCACCATTCTATACGATCCAGAACTCTCAAATGAGGAACAATCGACAATTAGGGGAATTCTAATTGATGAGCTTCGACATGAAGAGCTGTTTGAAGAATACGCTGCAAGTTACAAGTTCTTCTTAAAAAATTTGGCTATTGTCTTAACGCAGATTAGTGGTGGGCTTGTAACCGTACTATCTGTATCCGCCGGCTTAGCTGGAGTTTATAGACAACCATTTGCGGCAGCCATAGCTGGATTATTGGTAGGTTTTACAGAGGCTATGAGCTCAGCCGTTAGCTTCTATTTTTATGGCAAAACAGAAAAACAAATAAAAATAGGTATAATGCAAAGATTGAAAATCATTACGGAAAATCTTCCTGATGTTTTCTC comes from Candidatus Bathyarchaeota archaeon and encodes:
- a CDS encoding VIT1/CCC1 transporter family protein — its product is MAKVETINFAKKALLNELETSAVYSRLAKSYRAESLSERLGVLSETEAEHARFWSRFLEKRGVETKVFRASSLKVVVYTFVFRLLGVGLGLKFLERGERAAINNYCTILYDPELSNEEQSTIRGILIDELRHEELFEEYAASYKFFLKNLAIVLTQISGGLVTVLSVSAGLAGVYRQPFAAAIAGLLVGFTEAMSSAVSFYFYGKTEKQIKIGIMQRLKIITENLPDVFSERMIKFFEKKGLSKGTATMVGEELMQDTNLLRRLFAEERYGIHEEALGDPRRTGLYAGLFRLIGTIFPLIPYFLNLPLVLTVPISVLITLAVLVFTGFLAAISTETSISGKVTELIISGLVLTAVVFFVGWIASFFIQLMQ